The window ATTTGGTTTGTAGAATGGTAATGCCGAACTACATCCCGAAAGCCCCGCTTAATCCCGATAATTATCGGGATGCGGGGGGATTAGTCCCTTTCTTTTGGATTATTATATATTGAGTTTCGGTATAATAGTTTACGTCGTTAGTTTTTGCCCTAAATTTGCCGCGTGAAAATATCCAATGAAACAAAGGTTGGTTCACTTACGGTAATTGCCATAGTGATGCTAATTTTAGGCTATAATTATCTGAAAGGCAACGAGCTTTTCTCGACCACCAATACCTATTTTGCCATATATGACAATGTGGATGGCCTCACACCTTCCAATGCTGTGATGATTCAAGGTTTAAAAGTAGGCCAAGTCAGAAAAGTAACCTACCGCCCCGATAAAAAATTGGTGGTGATGATTGAAATAAACAGCGATCTGCAACTGAACAAACTCGATTCGTGCAAAATTGTAGCGACCGATATTTTTCAAAACAAGGCCATAGAAATAACCACATCGCACTTGGGGGATATCGCTCAAAACGGCGATACCTTAGTAGCCTACCTCAAACCCGGAATAGCCGATCAGATTTCTGCCGTTTTTGGCCCCATAAAAGCTAAGACAGAGAAATTTATTCTTGCAATAGATTCGATGATTGGTAGCTTTACTAGCGAAATTTCACCAGGCAATGCAGGTCAATTAAAACAATCGCTTGTTACCCTAAAAAACACTTTATTGGCTTTGAACCATACCGCAAGCGGCATGGACAATATGCTCAACTCAGATGCCAGCAAGTTTAACCAAATACTAGCCCATGTAGAGGGAATCACCCGCAAGCTGCACGACAATGCCAATACCTTAGAAAAGGTGATGAAAAATATGGCTAAAATTACCGATTCTCTAGCGGCCTCCGATTTAAAAACAACTATTCACAATGCCAACGATGCAGTTAAATCGGTAACCCTTTTGTTAGACAAAATAAACAAGGGCGAAGGCACCATTGGTTTATTGGTAAATGATACCAAGCTTTATGATAATCTAAGAAAATCGAGCGAAAACCTAGACAAACTATTGGTGGACCTAAAAGAGCATCCAAAACGCTATGTCCAAATCTCCGTCTTTGGAAAAAAAGAAAAGAAACCCGCTAAATGAGCAATATCGCCGATAAAATTCGCTTGGTAATTGTTGACGACCATCAGATGCTTATTGATGGAATAAAATCTCTTTTAAAGTCCGACAAACGCTTTGAAGTAGTGGGAGAAACCACTAAAAGCCCCGATGCAATTGGCTTGGTAAATTCGCTGCAGCCTCATATTCTGCTCAGCGATATTGATATGCCCGAGATGAATGGTATAGAATTGACCAAACTTTTAAAGTCTGTTTTTCCTTCATTGCAAGTATTAGTCCTTTCCATGCACAACGACCGCACTATGATTGGCGAAATTGTGAATGCGGGTGCTGCGGGGTATATATTGAAGAATACGGGTAAAGAAGAACTGGTAACGGCTCTTTTAAAAATATACCATGGTGGCATGTTCTTTAGCGACGATGTAGCAGCAGAAATGATGCGACCCGTTGCAGAGCCTGCAAAGCCTGCAAATAATCAAGTAAATCTAACAACCCGCGAACTGGAAATAGTAAAATTAATAGCCGAGGAATATAACAATGCCCAAATTGCAGATAAATTATTTATCAGCGAACGGACAGTAGAAACCCACCGAAAAAACATTTTGCGAAAAACAAATACGCACAATGTGTTGGGCTTGGTTAAATTTGCAATGGATAATGGTATCGTATAGCAGGCAACTTTTATTCGACTAACCTTGTCGCTACTGAAAAAGAAATTTATATGTTTAAAAAGGTTCATTTAGTTATTGTACTGCTTGTTTTATCAAGAGCGGCTATTGCTCAAGTTTCAAGCTTCCCAGCAGAATTTGAAGGATTATGGGAGGGGGAATTAAAAGTATATAAGCCTTCAAATATTCAAGATCTATCGGTTCCCAAAAGCAGGCAAAGGGTTACCATGCAGTTGGAAATTACCAAAAACGATACGGCACATTGTTGGAATTTTACTATCAGATATATGTCCCAAGGCCAACCCGATGAAAGAAAATATTTGCTCAAAAGAGATAGTTCCTCGGGAAGTTATATAATAGATGAGCAAAACTCATTAAGATTGAATTCTTACCTATTGGGAAATGTGTTGGTGGAGCGTTTTTCTTTGCCCGAAAAAGATATTACGAGTATCTATAAGTTTAGTGCCGATACCGTGTTTACACAAATTATTTCAAGTGAAGTTGCCCCCGTAACATGGACGGGCGGGTCTAAGGGGATTCCAAAGATTTTTAGTTACGAAGTGGATGGTTATCAAGATGCCGTTTTGGTGAAGAAAAAAAGATAGTCTGTATTGGAGTCTTATACCTATAAACTAGAGCAATTAACAGCGGCTGCCGAATGGGTTTTATTGATGGCAGAGAAGTATACTATTGTAGCTTTTGAAGGTGAAATGGGCATGGGAAAAACTACGCTTATTCAAGCCATTTGCAATAGGCTTAATATAGAAGGTAAGGCTATAAGCCCCTCTTATTCTTTAGTTAACGAATATACCTATTCTAAAAAAAACCATATCTATCATTTTGATTTTTATCGGATAAATTCTGAACAAGAAGCTATTGATGCAGGTTTTTATGAATATTTAGATAGTGGAAATCTGTGCTTAATAGAATGGCCACAAAAAATATCTAAACTGCTCACCAAAGAAAAAGTATTATATATAAATATAAACTTGGAAAAACAGAATGAGCGAATTCTCAGGATTAATTAAATTCGAATTCCTGTGGGTGAACTACCAATAAACTGCAGGGCAAATTAGAAAGAGCATACTCCAAATCGTGCGGGAACAACCTATCTAATAACCCAAGTTCGGTGTCGGGCGAGTTAAGCACCAATAAGTCCGCTTGGCTTTCTCTCGCAAAAGCGGAAACACAATGCCCTGGTTTGCCTTCACGTCTATCAACTTCAACTTTAAGATTTCCCATTGCAAACCTGTGAAGCATATTGTCTACTTCTTGTTTATTGTCAAATAAATTCATTAAAGTATCCTCGGTGCTATATTTTGCTTTCTCTACCATATCGTGACCTGCCGAAACAACCAAATGATCAACCGGAAGTTCTTCTACCAAGGTGAGTTTTTTGGTATTGGTTCTTCCACTTAACTTGGATGCAAAGTCAAGAGTATATGGGGTTTTGGGATGGTCTACCCCGCTCACTACCAAATGTTCGAAAGCCCCTTTATTTTTTACCGGGTGGTGGAGCAGCAAAATGCTGCAACGACATTTACGGCATAGGTTTTTAGAAATGCTCCCAGTAAAATATTTGAATAAATTCTGAGTATCATCGGTTGCAGTAATAAGCAAATCGGTGTGTTGAATTTGTGTAAACTCTAATAAACTTTCAACCTTGTCTCCCTCTAGCCAATGAAGACCGTTAAGTTTTATTTGAAGTCTTTTTAACACTTCCTCCAAATACTGTTCTTTTTGTGCAGTGGCTTTACCCACATGCACCATGTGCAACTCTGCACCTCTTGCAAGTTGTGCTGCACACGTTAACTCATCTTCTAAATGGTGATTAAAAGCAACCGCAACTGTTATTTTTTGAAACATCTTAAAAAGGCAAATCGTCGTCGCTTTGCCCAGGCTCAAAGGGGTCAGTTGCTATAGAATCTTGCGTCTGTGGTGTTGATGGAGAAGAGCCTGCACTTAACACATCTATTTTCCAAGGTTTCAAATCGGTATACCAGCGGTCATTGTACTCGCGGCTTTGCACATCGAAAGAAACTTTTAAATCTGTTCCTTCTGGCATGGTTTCTATTTGTGTGGCTCGCTCGCCCCATGCCGAGAAACATATTTTTTTGGGGAATTGTTCTGAGGTCTCAATCACAAAGTCTTGTTTAGACCATGGGCCGTTTTTCCCTTCGCCTGTTTGTTTTGGCAGCAATTTTATGAGCTTGCCCGATACTTCTAATGCCATCGTGTTATATATAAATAATCTGCAAAAATAACGTTATATTTTATAATATGGGTAATAAAAAAACTTAAAAAACAATCAACAAGCCATGTGGACTTTTTGTGCTAATCATATAATTCAAATTTGAGTTCTTGCTTGCCATAGCCCAGCTCCTTCAATCGGTCTCGTGCCTCACGCACCATAGCACTCCATCCACACAGATAAAAAATAACAGGCTTCTTTTCTCCAAAATATCTCAAATACACATCGTGAACATATCCAATATCGCCATCCCAGGTTTCTTTGCTCTCCCTCGACAATACAGGTAGAAATTTAAACTCAGGGTGCTGTTGCTGCAATTCCTCGAATTCTTTCCTATATAAAATATCCTGCTTTACACGGTTGCCAAAAACCATATACATGTTTTTGTGCGGAATGTTTTTATTATATATATCATGTATCATTGCCCGCAGCGGGGCTATGCCCGTTCCTGTGCATACAAAACACAAATCTGTTTCTATGTTTTCTGGCAAAATAAATTTACCCACAGGTCCGGCTGTTTTTACAATGCTCCCTACTTTTACGTTCTCAAATAAATAAGGTGTACCCAATCCGTCCGGTTTAATAACAATACACAATTCAAAAACCTCGTCTTCTCTTGGTGCCGAAGCAATGGAATAGCTTCTATTGGTAAACTTAGCTTCAATGGGAAGATCCAACATTACAAACTGCCCCGCTTTGTACGTAAAATCGCTAGGCATTTTCAAGAAATACCTTTTCACTGTGGGTGTTTCGTCTATTATGTCGACTACTTGTGCGTCATGATATTGGTGAGCCATGAGATTTTTATTATTATTTTGGTTATTCAAAAAAATTATAACGGCAAATAAACAGGAATAAATTTATATTGCAGCCAAATTTTTATCTTATGTCAGAAAACCAATCAGCGGCTCAAATGCATTTTATCCAAATGATAAAGAATAAGTTGCCCAACCACGTTTCTTTACCCGAACAAATAGCTTCTTTACTTAATATTGGCGACCACAGTGCATATCGTCGTATTAGGGGAGAAAAGGTAATGAGCTTAGATGAAGTTTTATTGCTCGCCAACCATTTCGAGATAAGTCTTGAATTGCTGAACCCAAAGATTTCTAACGATCAAGTGTGGTTTTCTTTTAAAACTTTAGATAACAAGTCTTTTACGTTTGAACAATATTTGCAATCGCAAATTGACCACCTAGAACGGATAAGCAAAGCAAAAGAAAAAGAAATGATATACTCCGCCAAAGACTTACCTGTGTTTCACTATTATCATTTTGACGAACTTGCGGCATTTAAAATATTTGTTTGGAAAAAGGCTATAATGGGACTCGAAGAGTACCAAGACCGGCAGTTCTCGATTGATACCGTAAATGAAGACCAAAATATTGTTATGGGTAAGATGGCATTGGAACGTTATATAGCTGTGCCGAGCGTCGAAATATGGAACGATGAAACACCGCACTCTGTTCTGCGTCAGATACATTTTTATTATGATATGGGCGTTTTTAAAAACAAAAAGGAGGCACTGGTATTGGTTGACCAATTCATGGAAATGATGAACCACCTAGAGAAACAGGCCGAAGTTGGTCATAAGTTTCACGTTGGCGACAATCCTTCTGAATATGGTAGCACTTACAAACTATACAATAATGAAGTGGTATTGTGCGACAATAGCATTTTTGCTGTTACCGATGACCAAAAGGGTGTATTTATTACACACAACACCCTAAACTATATGTTTATTACAAACCGCGATTATTGTGATACTACTCAACTATGGCTAAACAACTTAATGAAACGCTCAACGTTAATAAGTTCTGCGTCAGAAAAAGCAAGAACCCAATTCTTCAATACTATTAAAGAAAAAGTAGAGGTGGTAAGAAAGCGGATTAAATGATTTTTGTTGATATTTGAACCTAATATTCAAATTGTTTCTTTTCAAAATGTGCATGAATTCTCCTTGCTAGTTTCGCTAGGCGTTCGTTAGTTTGCTCCATAAAAATATATTCTTTTGAACCTACAAGATAAATTCAATAAATCTGTTTCAGAAAAAGCCATCGACAGTGAGTTTTACGGACAAATGACGGACTTTGCAAACTCCTTCTCAAAACAAAAACAAAGCAAAGCAGGAATAATACAACACCCTGAAAATGCAAAAAAAAGAGGGGCCTTTTATCGGTGGCGTACTACAGAAAATCTTGATAAACATTTAATAGAGTTCGAATCTAATTTCCTTAAGAAAGGTGGGAAAGTGATTTGGGCACCCGATGAAAAAGATATACAAAAAGAAGTTGCTCTTTTGCTGGCAAAGTATAATAATTATGATATTGAAGTTTCGCATTCGCCAATATTTGAAGAAGCGGGGCTTTATAATGCTCTTTCTAATAAACCTTCTCACAGTGCGGGCATAGAAGCTACTTTGTGTGGCGAAAAAAGAGCGTACAGCCATCCTGTATTCCCCCTAGCTCATGTGGGAAAAGAAAAAGCGAATGTTTTTTTTAACGAGTTCTTGGGGTTGAAAGCACGCACCGAAACTAAATATTGGGCAGAATACTATAGAGATAAATCTATTTCGAAAACCATCAACAAATCCATTGCTTTCGTTAGTCCCCAGTTTGCTCTTACCGATTCGGGGTCTCTTGTGTTTGTGGGTAATAACGGGTTACAAACTTCACTGGTAATGCAGAGTAATATAATAGTTGCTTTGGTTGGGATTGACCAAATGGTAGCAACCAAAAATGAATTGGAAACTTTGTTGCCCCTATTATCTGTTTATGGCCAAGCTGAGGCCCTGAGCCGGCAGCTCTTGTTTGTAGGGGGTCCGAAACAGAGTTCTTTTGATGAAGGCCCAGAGGAAATATATATTATCTTGTTTGACAATGGCAGAAGCAACACGCTTTCTAAACCAGCAATAAGACAATCATCTCACTGTATTCAATGTGGTGCCTGCCATATGGTTTGTCCCGTATTCAGAATGGTGGGTGCTGAATCGTATAGACCTGCTAATGCTGGCCCAATCGGCAAAGTAACATCGCAACAACAATATATCGCCAAAGAAATGAAGCACCTCAGTTTTGCCAGTACACATTGTGGTGCATGCACCGAAGTCTGTCCCGTAAAAATAGATATACATAGCTTGATCGTCAATAACCGAAAAGATAGTCAAGAAACAGGACATGCAGGAGCTAACGAAAAATATTTGTGGCTTGCATGGAAACGGATGATGTTAAAACGTAAACGAATGAACCAAACAACGTCGCTCAAAAGTTTTATGTTCCGCACTGCTTTTAGAAAAAACTGGGGCGAAAAGCGTGAATTCCCACAACTCGTTGAACGTTCATTCAATCAAATGTGGGTTGAACAATTTGGTTCTGGCCAAGAAGATTAAATTATATTTCTTCGCTTTCCTCTTTCAACAAATTTGCGGATAGCTGTTTTGTAGTTTTTGCTCCTAGCTCTTGGAGCTTTTGGGTTCTGTTTACCAAATTGCCAGAACCAGTCGATAGTTTCTTGTATGCCTCATTATAATTAATATGTGCGACATCTATTGATTTACCAACCTTCTCCAGGCTTTCTACAAACCCTACAAACTTATCATATAACTCTCCTCCCTGTCTAGCAATCTCCAATGCGTTTTTTACTTGCCTGTCTTGTTGCCAAAGAGATGAGACCGTACGCAAGGTGGCAAGCAGCGTTGAAGGGCTCACAATCACTATTTTCCTTTCCCAAGCAAATGTATAGATGTCTTGATCGTGTTGCATGGCGGCCGCAAATGCTGGCTCAATGGGCATGAACAACAAAACCATATCGGGCGAATTAAACCCTTGAGCTGCTTGATAGTTTTTATCGCCTAGTTGCTTTATATGATTTCTGACGGAATCAACATGCTGTTTTATATATTTACTCCTATCTTGTTCTGTCTCTGCCGACGACCATGAATCGTATGCAATGAGAGACACTTTACTATCAATAATTATATGTTTATTGTCAGGAAGCATCACTACCACATCAGGTCTAAGCGTATTGCCATCGTTGCCGGTAGCTGTATACTGTGTCCGGTATTCCCTGTCTTTTTGAAGACCACTCATTTCTAATACACGCTCAAGTATAATCTCTCCCCAGTTTCCTTGCTTTTTATTGTCCCCTTTTAAGGCGGTAGTTAAATTATTAGCTTCTTTCTGCAAATTTAGGTTCATTTCCATCAGTTGTTTTATTTCCGTTTTTAGGCTAATGCGTTCGCCCGATTCGGCTTTATATGTTTTATCTACCTTCTCTTCAAATTCCTTTATCCGGTCTTTTAATGGGTTCAGAATAATATCAAGGTTGGTTCTGTTTTGCTCCGTAAATTTTTGGCTCTTCTCTTCCAACAATCGCGAAGCAATGTTTTCAAAGTCGGCCTGAAGTTTTTTGGTGAGGCTCTCCATTTCTTCCTTCTGTGTTGCTATTTTCTCATTCTGATTTTTAAAAATTTCTTCCGCCTTGGCAATTTTACTTTCTAGTTTGGTGTTTTTTTCTCTCTCCTCTTTTATTTCCAATTCTAATTTTAAGACTAGCCTTTGCTGCTCTATAACACGCTTTTCTTCAAAACTTTTATCTTTTGTTATGTCGTTCAATGCCCTCTCCGTAACTTCAAGTAGGGTTGCTTTCTGTTCGAGTTCTTCTAGTTGATGAAATTTTGAGGCGTAGATACTTTTAGCAATAACCCATGTTAGAATCGCTCCACTACTTAAACCCAATATTAAAAATACCGACTCTATCATACCGCAAAAGTGCATCACACCTGTCGTTGTTTATCCATAACATTTGCCCAAAGGCATGTTTAAAACTAAACTTGCTGTTCCATTTTTCTAATAGGTTAAATAGGGTGCTAGTTTTTGTAAAGTCGTATCCGGTAATAACTTGGCCCTACTAAGTTCTTTTGCTTCTGTAATTTTATTATGCTGCTTTCTAAAGTTTACTATATTGTTAGCAGCCTTCCATCCTATATAGGGGTGATTACCCATCGTTTCCTTGCTGGCATTATTTATATTGAGCTTTCTTGCATCTTCTTTAATATATAAGTGAGAAACTGAAATATTATACATATCTATGTCCATGTTCGTAATCTGTCTCATTTGCTCTATATTAATATACCCTCCTAAACGTTCACGGTACTGTACTATTTTGGCTGCCATGTATTTGCCTATGCCTGGCAAGGTTTCTAACTGCAGACTGTCGGCTGTATTCAAATCGAGCAAAATAAAATCCCTTTTGATATAGTTTCTTTTTTCAAAACTATCGGGTAGCAGTATATAATTGTGTGCTTTTGCAACCCATGTGACATTTAATACAGCAAGTTTTTCAAAATCTGATCTCCGTTTGAAACCGTTATATTTACTTCTAAGTTTAAGAATAGACCTAATTTGTCCCTTATTTAGACCTAGTTTTTCAAAATCACTTGCAGATAATGTGTTAGGGTCAAAAGGAAAAAATGTTGGGTCATTTTTATTGTTTTCATATAACGCCTCGTTAATTTTATATTCTTGTTCCTCTACTGTTTCATTTTGTTGGGCAAACATTAAGTCCATTGCCGCTTTGTCCGACTCAGATATTGGTTGCTGAACTCCTTCATCTTGAAGCAAACTATATGCAGGGACAAAAAAAACCAACAGCACTAGCGAGAGCAATATCCAAAGGATGCCGCGTTTCTGTGTTGCTGCAAACTGTAAAAAGTCATTCTTATGTTGCTTGAAATCTCTAGACACAATAAAACAATAGGTTTTGTGCAAACATACAAAAACACCTTCTAAATCTTTGACAAAAAATATACAGTTGAAAAATAACTTGTTGTTTGTCAAATGAAACAAACTTAATTTTTTTAATTCCTGCTTTTTTTCCTATTTTGCATTAAAAAAGGAGGCCTTCTTTATGGAAACAGTATTTAACAAACTACTCGTCACTTCTGAAAAAGCCGATACTTTCCCTGCGGCTTGTGGTTTTATTGAGTTTATGGTTACTCGCAACAAGCCCCTAGAAGTTGATTTCATGTTTATCAACGACGACCTCTCCCATCTAAACACACAAGTGAAAGAACGTGTGCAAGAATGCATTAACCTCATGCATAGTCAAAATATTATGACGGAGCATTCCTTTAGGCAAGGTAATTTTCACCGTGGTATTATAGATATGGCTCAATATTCGGGCACCGATCTTATAATATGTGGAGCTGAACTGGTGAAAGGATTCCGTCGATTTTGGAATGGTAGCGAAACTTATAAACTTATAAAAGAAGCTCCTTGTTATGTTGTTTCTATTCAAAAGCCCATGAAGCGGCAAAGTATCAAAAAAATAGTTTTGCCTATAGATACTACCCAAGAAACAAGGCAAAAAGTTCCCGCTGCAATGCAAATGGCCAAGCTCTTCGATGCCACAATCCACGTGCTTGGGGTGTCGTCAAGCAACTCTCCCGATACTCTCAAAACAGTGAAAAACTATGCCGAGCAAGCCGCCGATTTTATGCGTGAGCGAGATACCAAAGTAGAAATTGATTTTTTGCAAGGCACTAACCTCACGGATGTAACACTACAATATGTAGACAACATCGATGCCGACATGCTTATGATTATGGCTGTGGAAGAACCTAACCCTTATGGTATGTTCGAAGGTTCTTTCCCAGAG of the Bacteroidota bacterium genome contains:
- a CDS encoding MlaD family protein; this translates as MKISNETKVGSLTVIAIVMLILGYNYLKGNELFSTTNTYFAIYDNVDGLTPSNAVMIQGLKVGQVRKVTYRPDKKLVVMIEINSDLQLNKLDSCKIVATDIFQNKAIEITTSHLGDIAQNGDTLVAYLKPGIADQISAVFGPIKAKTEKFILAIDSMIGSFTSEISPGNAGQLKQSLVTLKNTLLALNHTASGMDNMLNSDASKFNQILAHVEGITRKLHDNANTLEKVMKNMAKITDSLAASDLKTTIHNANDAVKSVTLLLDKINKGEGTIGLLVNDTKLYDNLRKSSENLDKLLVDLKEHPKRYVQISVFGKKEKKPAK
- a CDS encoding response regulator transcription factor, coding for MSNIADKIRLVIVDDHQMLIDGIKSLLKSDKRFEVVGETTKSPDAIGLVNSLQPHILLSDIDMPEMNGIELTKLLKSVFPSLQVLVLSMHNDRTMIGEIVNAGAAGYILKNTGKEELVTALLKIYHGGMFFSDDVAAEMMRPVAEPAKPANNQVNLTTRELEIVKLIAEEYNNAQIADKLFISERTVETHRKNILRKTNTHNVLGLVKFAMDNGIV
- the tsaE gene encoding tRNA (adenosine(37)-N6)-threonylcarbamoyltransferase complex ATPase subunit type 1 TsaE, whose amino-acid sequence is MESYTYKLEQLTAAAEWVLLMAEKYTIVAFEGEMGMGKTTLIQAICNRLNIEGKAISPSYSLVNEYTYSKKNHIYHFDFYRINSEQEAIDAGFYEYLDSGNLCLIEWPQKISKLLTKEKVLYININLEKQNERILRIN
- a CDS encoding universal stress protein; amino-acid sequence: MFQKITVAVAFNHHLEDELTCAAQLARGAELHMVHVGKATAQKEQYLEEVLKRLQIKLNGLHWLEGDKVESLLEFTQIQHTDLLITATDDTQNLFKYFTGSISKNLCRKCRCSILLLHHPVKNKGAFEHLVVSGVDHPKTPYTLDFASKLSGRTNTKKLTLVEELPVDHLVVSAGHDMVEKAKYSTEDTLMNLFDNKQEVDNMLHRFAMGNLKVEVDRREGKPGHCVSAFARESQADLLVLNSPDTELGLLDRLFPHDLEYALSNLPCSLLVVHPQEFEFN
- a CDS encoding DUF3127 domain-containing protein, with product MALEVSGKLIKLLPKQTGEGKNGPWSKQDFVIETSEQFPKKICFSAWGERATQIETMPEGTDLKVSFDVQSREYNDRWYTDLKPWKIDVLSAGSSPSTPQTQDSIATDPFEPGQSDDDLPF
- a CDS encoding FAD-dependent oxidoreductase, which codes for MNNQNNNKNLMAHQYHDAQVVDIIDETPTVKRYFLKMPSDFTYKAGQFVMLDLPIEAKFTNRSYSIASAPREDEVFELCIVIKPDGLGTPYLFENVKVGSIVKTAGPVGKFILPENIETDLCFVCTGTGIAPLRAMIHDIYNKNIPHKNMYMVFGNRVKQDILYRKEFEELQQQHPEFKFLPVLSRESKETWDGDIGYVHDVYLRYFGEKKPVIFYLCGWSAMVREARDRLKELGYGKQELKFELYD
- a CDS encoding LUD domain-containing protein; this encodes MNLQDKFNKSVSEKAIDSEFYGQMTDFANSFSKQKQSKAGIIQHPENAKKRGAFYRWRTTENLDKHLIEFESNFLKKGGKVIWAPDEKDIQKEVALLLAKYNNYDIEVSHSPIFEEAGLYNALSNKPSHSAGIEATLCGEKRAYSHPVFPLAHVGKEKANVFFNEFLGLKARTETKYWAEYYRDKSISKTINKSIAFVSPQFALTDSGSLVFVGNNGLQTSLVMQSNIIVALVGIDQMVATKNELETLLPLLSVYGQAEALSRQLLFVGGPKQSSFDEGPEEIYIILFDNGRSNTLSKPAIRQSSHCIQCGACHMVCPVFRMVGAESYRPANAGPIGKVTSQQQYIAKEMKHLSFASTHCGACTEVCPVKIDIHSLIVNNRKDSQETGHAGANEKYLWLAWKRMMLKRKRMNQTTSLKSFMFRTAFRKNWGEKREFPQLVERSFNQMWVEQFGSGQED
- the rmuC gene encoding DNA recombination protein RmuC, producing the protein MIESVFLILGLSSGAILTWVIAKSIYASKFHQLEELEQKATLLEVTERALNDITKDKSFEEKRVIEQQRLVLKLELEIKEEREKNTKLESKIAKAEEIFKNQNEKIATQKEEMESLTKKLQADFENIASRLLEEKSQKFTEQNRTNLDIILNPLKDRIKEFEEKVDKTYKAESGERISLKTEIKQLMEMNLNLQKEANNLTTALKGDNKKQGNWGEIILERVLEMSGLQKDREYRTQYTATGNDGNTLRPDVVVMLPDNKHIIIDSKVSLIAYDSWSSAETEQDRSKYIKQHVDSVRNHIKQLGDKNYQAAQGFNSPDMVLLFMPIEPAFAAAMQHDQDIYTFAWERKIVIVSPSTLLATLRTVSSLWQQDRQVKNALEIARQGGELYDKFVGFVESLEKVGKSIDVAHINYNEAYKKLSTGSGNLVNRTQKLQELGAKTTKQLSANLLKEESEEI
- a CDS encoding helix-hairpin-helix domain-containing protein, giving the protein MHKTYCFIVSRDFKQHKNDFLQFAATQKRGILWILLSLVLLVFFVPAYSLLQDEGVQQPISESDKAAMDLMFAQQNETVEEQEYKINEALYENNKNDPTFFPFDPNTLSASDFEKLGLNKGQIRSILKLRSKYNGFKRRSDFEKLAVLNVTWVAKAHNYILLPDSFEKRNYIKRDFILLDLNTADSLQLETLPGIGKYMAAKIVQYRERLGGYINIEQMRQITNMDIDMYNISVSHLYIKEDARKLNINNASKETMGNHPYIGWKAANNIVNFRKQHNKITEAKELSRAKLLPDTTLQKLAPYLTY
- a CDS encoding universal stress protein, producing METVFNKLLVTSEKADTFPAACGFIEFMVTRNKPLEVDFMFINDDLSHLNTQVKERVQECINLMHSQNIMTEHSFRQGNFHRGIIDMAQYSGTDLIICGAELVKGFRRFWNGSETYKLIKEAPCYVVSIQKPMKRQSIKKIVLPIDTTQETRQKVPAAMQMAKLFDATIHVLGVSSSNSPDTLKTVKNYAEQAADFMRERDTKVEIDFLQGTNLTDVTLQYVDNIDADMLMIMAVEEPNPYGMFEGSFPEQMILKSQVPVISIKLREDLKVTYFAI